The following are encoded in a window of Bacillus sp. SORGH_AS_0510 genomic DNA:
- a CDS encoding CotY/CotZ family spore coat protein — translation MGCGKNNDFHSENCVCQVVRAIKDIQDNAVEQECAECTSCFSEPLGTLVSPARREPVDTRVFVLSTADGSPFHAFFSNETNACVSIYFRVEDVFDNCCATLRVLVPGKRDGGTFCPVNLVSGGDKCCIDLTKVCQVERFRASNDCITVDLSCFCAIQCIADVNLGICD, via the coding sequence ATGGGTTGTGGAAAAAACAATGACTTTCACAGTGAAAACTGTGTTTGCCAAGTAGTTCGCGCCATTAAGGACATCCAAGATAATGCAGTAGAACAAGAGTGTGCAGAATGTACCAGTTGCTTCTCAGAGCCACTAGGTACGCTGGTATCTCCAGCAAGAAGGGAGCCTGTTGATACTCGCGTATTTGTGTTAAGTACTGCAGATGGATCACCATTCCACGCATTCTTTAGCAATGAAACAAATGCATGTGTATCCATCTACTTCCGAGTTGAAGATGTTTTCGATAACTGCTGTGCGACACTTCGTGTGTTAGTACCAGGCAAGCGCGATGGCGGTACCTTCTGTCCAGTAAATTTAGTTTCTGGTGGAGACAAATGCTGCATTGACCTTACAAAAGTTTGTCAAGTTGAACGCTTCCGTGCAAGCAACGACTGTATCACAGTAGATTTAAGCTGCTTCTGTGCCATTCAATGTATCGCTGATGTTAACCTAGGTATCTGTGACTAA
- a CDS encoding DUF1360 domain-containing protein: MKITLLSFLLLSLASFRLTRLLVFDKITEFIRAPFYDEISEKNEQGEIEVYYITKSKGIKKFLGELLSCYWCTGIWAAALIIGIQYFFPTLSEPIILILAIAGIASILELIVQQFIHN, from the coding sequence ATGAAAATTACGCTCTTAAGCTTTTTACTGCTCTCCTTGGCAAGTTTTCGGCTAACACGATTACTTGTGTTTGATAAAATCACTGAATTTATTCGTGCTCCCTTTTATGATGAAATTAGCGAGAAAAATGAACAGGGTGAAATAGAGGTCTATTATATTACGAAGAGTAAGGGGATAAAAAAATTTCTTGGTGAACTCCTTAGTTGTTATTGGTGTACAGGAATATGGGCAGCCGCCCTCATTATAGGTATACAATATTTTTTTCCTACCCTATCAGAACCCATTATTCTCATATTAGCTATAGCAGGTATTGCCTCAATTTTAGAGTTAATTGTACAACAATTTATTCACAACTAA
- a CDS encoding GTP pyrophosphokinase family protein, with protein MKHWDLFLAPYKQAVAELKIKLKGMRGQFDLDSTHSPIEFVTGRVKPIASILDKANQKGIPLERIEEEMQDIAGMRIMCQFVDDIHTVVDLLRNRNDFEIVEERDYISHKKTSGYRSYHVVICYPVQTIHGEKKILAEIQIRTLAMNFWATIEHSLNYKYKGVFPSDIKMRLQRAAEAAFRLDEEMSLIRGEIQEAQAFFTMKKEVKQEEKS; from the coding sequence ATGAAGCATTGGGACCTATTTTTAGCCCCGTATAAACAAGCTGTGGCAGAGCTGAAAATTAAATTAAAGGGAATGAGAGGTCAATTCGATTTGGATTCTACTCATTCACCTATTGAGTTTGTTACAGGAAGAGTAAAACCAATTGCGAGTATATTAGATAAGGCCAATCAAAAAGGGATTCCGCTCGAACGAATAGAAGAGGAAATGCAGGACATTGCTGGGATGCGGATTATGTGCCAGTTTGTCGATGATATACATACAGTAGTCGATTTGTTGAGAAATAGGAATGACTTTGAAATTGTGGAAGAAAGGGATTATATTTCACATAAAAAAACTAGTGGGTATCGATCCTACCATGTAGTGATTTGTTATCCTGTGCAAACGATTCATGGAGAAAAGAAGATCTTAGCAGAAATACAAATTAGAACCTTGGCAATGAACTTCTGGGCAACCATAGAACATTCATTGAACTACAAATATAAAGGAGTTTTTCCAAGTGATATCAAGATGAGACTTCAACGTGCCGCAGAGGCTGCCTTCCGATTGGATGAAGAGATGTCTTTGATTCGGGGAGAAATTCAAGAAGCACAAGCTTTTTTTACAATGAAAAAAGAAGTGAAGCAAGAAGAAAAAAGCTAA
- the spoVAC gene encoding stage V sporulation protein AC has translation MPSNKQKNTTLQQRNYQQLQQKHEIKRPVLKNCIKAFFVGGLICVVGQAVSYFYIYFFNFTEQSVGNPTVATMVFFSMLLTGFGVYDRLGQFAGAGSAVPVTGFGNAVISAAIEHRTEGFVLGVGGNMFKLAGSVILFGVFSAFVVALIKTLLVMWGVL, from the coding sequence ATGCCAAGTAATAAACAAAAAAATACGACACTACAGCAACGAAATTATCAACAACTACAGCAAAAGCATGAAATTAAAAGACCAGTATTAAAGAATTGTATTAAAGCTTTCTTTGTGGGTGGACTTATTTGTGTGGTGGGTCAAGCTGTTAGTTATTTTTATATCTACTTTTTTAATTTCACTGAGCAGAGCGTTGGGAACCCAACTGTCGCAACCATGGTCTTTTTTTCCATGCTATTAACGGGGTTTGGTGTATATGATCGGTTAGGTCAATTTGCAGGAGCTGGCAGTGCTGTACCCGTAACTGGTTTTGGTAACGCAGTTATTTCTGCTGCAATAGAACACAGGACCGAAGGCTTTGTACTTGGTGTAGGTGGGAATATGTTTAAGCTGGCTGGATCAGTCATCCTTTTTGGGGTTTTTTCAGCTTTCGTAGTAGCATTAATTAAAACATTACTCGTGATGTGGGGGGTATTGTAA
- a CDS encoding CYTH domain-containing protein, translating to MSQNIEIEFKNMLTECEYKRLLVELQVDQKQIFSQENHYFDTPDFALKEANSALRIRKKELYYEMTLKQPATVGLLETNQILTEEEVTTALQHGKLPSGAIQQLIEANGVPFSEIKYFGYLLTHRVEMPYEKGLLVLDHSTYLNKDDYELEFEVVDFNEGQLVFKEFLARFQIPERKTENKIRRFYQQKYKMSEW from the coding sequence ATGTCACAAAATATTGAAATAGAATTTAAGAACATGCTCACTGAATGTGAATATAAAAGACTTTTAGTTGAGCTCCAAGTAGATCAAAAACAAATTTTCTCACAGGAAAATCACTACTTTGATACACCAGATTTTGCATTAAAGGAAGCTAATTCTGCTCTTAGGATCCGAAAAAAGGAACTATATTATGAGATGACTTTAAAGCAGCCAGCAACTGTTGGACTCCTAGAGACTAACCAGATCCTAACAGAAGAGGAGGTAACCACCGCTCTTCAACACGGTAAACTCCCATCAGGAGCTATTCAACAATTAATAGAAGCTAATGGGGTACCTTTTTCGGAAATTAAATATTTCGGTTATCTTTTAACACATAGAGTAGAAATGCCCTACGAAAAAGGATTACTTGTTCTGGACCATAGCACATATCTAAACAAAGATGATTATGAATTAGAATTTGAAGTGGTAGATTTTAATGAAGGTCAGCTTGTTTTTAAAGAATTTCTTGCTCGCTTTCAGATTCCTGAGCGCAAAACGGAAAATAAAATTCGCCGTTTTTATCAACAAAAATATAAAATGAGCGAATGGTAA
- a CDS encoding RluA family pseudouridine synthase — protein sequence MGSQFQLKWVIDSHHSDMLIKDFLKEEEISRTALTDIKFNGGSIKVNGKEVNVRYKLITGDHLSILFPLESPSEGMMVECIPLDILFEDEYMLVVNKPAVMNTIPSREHPSGSLANALVGYYQRKGLIATSHIVTRLDRDTSGIVLVAKHRHVHHLFSLMQRKGLVKRTYEALAGGLIGADDGIIKQPIGRKEDSIIEREVRDDGQYACTHFHVIKRYQTFTHVELQLETGRTHQIRVHMSFMGHPLLGDDLYGGDISLINRQALHCKKITFTHPFLRTEMSFTAPLPVDLRAIIEEADI from the coding sequence ATGGGGTCTCAGTTTCAATTGAAATGGGTAATTGATTCACACCATTCAGATATGCTAATTAAGGATTTTTTAAAGGAAGAAGAGATTTCACGAACTGCTTTAACTGATATTAAGTTTAATGGTGGGAGTATTAAAGTCAATGGAAAAGAGGTAAATGTCCGCTATAAATTAATAACAGGGGATCATTTAAGCATCCTTTTTCCACTTGAGAGTCCAAGTGAAGGGATGATGGTAGAATGTATCCCTTTGGACATTCTCTTCGAAGACGAGTACATGCTTGTTGTTAATAAGCCGGCAGTGATGAATACAATCCCATCTAGGGAACATCCTTCGGGCAGCCTTGCGAATGCATTGGTGGGTTATTATCAGCGAAAGGGGCTTATTGCAACATCGCATATCGTGACTCGTCTAGATCGGGATACATCTGGGATTGTGTTGGTCGCGAAACATCGCCATGTTCATCATCTTTTTAGCTTGATGCAGCGGAAGGGGTTAGTGAAGCGGACGTATGAAGCTCTTGCAGGTGGTTTAATCGGAGCTGATGATGGAATCATTAAGCAACCGATCGGACGAAAAGAGGACAGCATAATTGAAAGAGAGGTTCGTGACGACGGACAATATGCATGTACACATTTTCATGTCATCAAAAGGTATCAGACCTTTACACATGTTGAATTGCAGCTAGAAACAGGCCGGACGCATCAAATTAGGGTACATATGTCCTTTATGGGCCATCCCTTGCTAGGTGATGATCTATATGGTGGAGATATTTCTCTGATTAATAGGCAAGCACTTCATTGTAAAAAAATTACGTTCACGCATCCCTTCTTGAGAACGGAAATGTCATTTACAGCACCATTACCTGTGGATTTACGTGCAATAATAGAGGAGGCTGACATATAG
- a CDS encoding NAD kinase encodes MKFAITSKGDQKSNILMHKMRTYLLDFDLTYDEDQPDIVVSIGGDGTLLYAFHRYSKRLDKTAFVGIHTGHLGFYADWIPDEIEKLVIAIAKTPYQVVEYPLLEVIIRYTHAGKESRYLALNESTVKSVEGTLVMDVEIRGQHFERFRGDGLCVSTPSGSTAYNKALGGAIIHPSISAIQVAEMASINNKVFRTVGSPLILPAHHTCMLKPVNRSDFQITIDHLTLLHKDVKSIQFRVPEEKIRFARFRPFPFWKRVHDSFISD; translated from the coding sequence ATGAAATTTGCCATTACATCAAAAGGAGATCAAAAATCAAATATCTTGATGCACAAAATGAGGACCTATTTACTTGATTTTGATCTTACGTATGATGAAGACCAACCGGATATTGTTGTCTCTATTGGAGGGGATGGAACGCTGCTTTATGCTTTCCATCGCTATAGTAAGCGACTCGATAAAACTGCATTTGTCGGAATTCATACGGGACACCTGGGATTTTACGCAGATTGGATACCTGATGAAATTGAAAAACTTGTGATCGCTATTGCCAAAACTCCTTATCAGGTAGTGGAATATCCACTCCTTGAAGTCATTATTCGCTATACACACGCTGGGAAAGAATCAAGATATTTAGCATTGAACGAATCAACAGTAAAAAGTGTAGAAGGAACACTTGTTATGGACGTGGAAATTCGTGGGCAGCATTTTGAACGTTTCCGTGGCGATGGATTATGTGTTTCTACTCCATCAGGTAGTACAGCTTATAATAAAGCACTTGGCGGGGCAATTATCCATCCATCGATTTCTGCTATTCAAGTAGCAGAGATGGCTTCTATAAATAACAAGGTTTTTAGAACGGTAGGCTCTCCGCTTATTCTTCCAGCCCATCATACATGTATGTTAAAACCTGTGAATCGGTCAGATTTTCAAATAACCATTGATCACTTAACGCTTTTACACAAGGATGTTAAATCCATCCAATTTAGGGTTCCAGAAGAAAAAATCCGTTTTGCCCGGTTTAGGCCGTTTCCTTTCTGGAAAAGAGTGCATGACTCATTTATTTCAGATTAA
- a CDS encoding ClpXP adapter SpxH family protein produces MRFQVKIVNNSKSNGPKPRCGGNEKKPIEIYMFINPLCPECWAIEPILKKLKIEYGSYFSIKHVLSGRLVDLNLSKKRNYVTIADLWEKTASRSGMSCDGSLWLENPVEAPFVVSIAIKAAELQGRRAGLRFLRRIQEMLFLEKQNISNIEVLKDCARTSGLDVDEFINDIHSESAAKAFQCDLKITSEMDVTEIPTLVFFNENAEDEGIKIAGTYPYEVYVQILEEMLAEKPVSSPPPPLETFMKFFKFVASKEIAVVYNMSVSQIEKEMKKLLLKQVVEQIPAKYGTFWRYIED; encoded by the coding sequence ATGAGATTTCAGGTGAAAATCGTGAATAATTCAAAGTCGAACGGTCCCAAGCCGCGTTGCGGTGGAAATGAAAAAAAACCAATTGAAATCTATATGTTTATTAATCCGTTATGTCCTGAATGTTGGGCAATTGAACCTATATTAAAAAAACTAAAAATTGAGTACGGCAGCTATTTTTCAATCAAACATGTATTAAGTGGACGCCTGGTTGATTTAAATTTAAGTAAAAAGAGGAATTATGTAACCATAGCCGATTTATGGGAGAAGACTGCAAGCCGTTCTGGAATGTCATGCGATGGCAGTCTGTGGTTAGAAAATCCTGTTGAGGCACCATTTGTCGTATCCATTGCGATCAAAGCAGCAGAGTTACAGGGAAGACGTGCGGGATTACGTTTTCTCCGAAGAATACAGGAGATGTTGTTCTTAGAAAAACAAAATATTTCTAACATAGAAGTATTAAAGGATTGTGCAAGAACGTCAGGATTAGATGTTGATGAGTTTATCAATGATATTCACTCGGAGAGTGCTGCGAAAGCATTTCAATGTGATCTTAAAATCACTTCAGAAATGGATGTTACAGAAATCCCTACTTTAGTGTTTTTTAATGAAAATGCTGAGGATGAGGGTATAAAGATTGCAGGAACTTATCCATATGAGGTTTATGTACAGATCTTAGAGGAAATGCTTGCTGAGAAGCCTGTTTCGTCCCCTCCACCTCCATTAGAAACGTTTATGAAGTTTTTTAAATTTGTGGCTTCCAAGGAAATTGCCGTTGTGTATAATATGTCTGTTTCACAAATTGAGAAGGAAATGAAAAAATTGCTTCTCAAACAAGTAGTTGAACAAATTCCTGCGAAATACGGCACGTTTTGGAGATATATTGAAGACTAA
- a CDS encoding globin: protein MIEKKLTPYEAIGEASLHRLVDTFYGLVAQHPDLAPIFPNEFTEIARKQKQFLTQYLGGPSLYTEEHGHPMMRARHLPFPVTPKRANAWLSCMAKAMDEVGLQGPIRDDFYARLYLTAQHMVNTPDGDEISGENRE, encoded by the coding sequence ATGATTGAGAAAAAGCTAACACCATATGAGGCCATTGGTGAAGCTTCATTGCACCGTTTAGTCGATACATTTTATGGCCTTGTTGCACAACATCCTGATCTAGCACCAATCTTCCCAAATGAATTCACAGAAATTGCAAGAAAGCAAAAGCAATTTCTAACTCAATATTTGGGTGGGCCATCCCTGTATACGGAAGAACATGGTCATCCAATGATGCGTGCACGACATTTGCCATTTCCCGTCACTCCAAAGCGTGCTAATGCATGGTTATCCTGTATGGCAAAAGCTATGGATGAAGTTGGGTTACAAGGTCCAATAAGAGATGATTTTTACGCTAGGCTATATCTTACGGCTCAACATATGGTAAACACGCCAGACGGCGATGAGATTTCAGGTGAAAATCGTGAATAA
- a CDS encoding monovalent cation:proton antiporter family protein: MEQHVSVISLLIVVTMAFLTPIFLHRFKMNFIPVVVAEIIVGLIIGKSGFNVVHEDMWLSTLSTLGFIFLMFLSGLEIDFSSFSGSKKRDQLPNGKREPNTFIVASVIFAGIFIFSLGLSYLFVMMGFIDNAFLMTLIISTISLGVVVPTLKEAHLMKTVIGQIILLIAVIADLATMILLAVFVSLYEAGHGNTWLLLILFAAGVLLYFVGKRFKNRSIIENLSTGTVQIGTRAVFTLIIVLVGLSETVGAENILGAFLAGVLVSLLSPNQDLVHKLDSFGYGFLIPIFFVMVGVNLDVWSLFSEKKLLLLIPLLLIGLLLSKLVPVYLLKIWYDLKTVISSGFLLTSTLSLVIAAATIGERIEVITEQMKGTFILVAVITSIFTPIVFKKLFPKEVAGGKKVSVSFLGANQVTLPVSRELKSGLYDPVLYHTKMEKSDKQIADSLFEIVELTDYSIETIEKTNVFQSEIVVVSTGDEELNSTLSIAAKEKGVPRVIARIESPDLEQNLREHAVEVFSAFMSSKALLRAMIESPTLINILTNQEAGLYEIVMMNAQFDGMHLRRFPFTGDIIFVRIFRGKDSIVPHGDTELQMHDRLIVTGTKEYVDELKRELEFCEIC, translated from the coding sequence ATGGAACAGCATGTTTCCGTTATTTCTTTGCTTATTGTTGTAACCATGGCATTTTTAACGCCGATTTTCCTGCATCGCTTTAAAATGAATTTCATACCAGTTGTCGTAGCTGAGATTATTGTAGGATTGATTATTGGAAAAAGCGGTTTTAATGTCGTACATGAGGACATGTGGCTTTCAACACTGTCTACTCTCGGATTTATTTTTCTTATGTTTTTAAGTGGTCTTGAGATCGATTTTTCTTCTTTTTCGGGAAGTAAAAAACGTGACCAACTGCCAAATGGAAAAAGAGAACCTAATACCTTCATAGTTGCCTCAGTCATTTTCGCAGGTATTTTCATTTTTTCACTTGGGTTATCTTATTTATTTGTTATGATGGGCTTTATTGACAATGCCTTCTTAATGACCCTAATTATTTCGACTATTTCTTTAGGTGTGGTGGTTCCCACCCTTAAAGAAGCCCATTTAATGAAAACAGTCATCGGTCAAATAATTTTATTAATTGCCGTGATTGCAGACCTCGCGACCATGATTTTGCTGGCTGTTTTTGTTTCACTTTATGAAGCTGGACATGGGAACACCTGGCTTTTACTAATACTATTTGCTGCGGGGGTCCTTTTATATTTTGTTGGGAAACGATTTAAAAACAGGTCAATTATTGAAAACCTTTCAACAGGTACCGTTCAAATCGGTACAAGAGCAGTCTTTACACTCATCATTGTGTTAGTAGGATTATCAGAAACCGTTGGGGCAGAAAATATTCTTGGTGCTTTCCTTGCAGGTGTTCTTGTTTCGTTATTATCTCCTAATCAGGATTTAGTACATAAACTGGATTCCTTTGGCTATGGCTTTTTGATTCCCATCTTTTTTGTTATGGTAGGTGTCAATTTAGATGTATGGTCCCTGTTTAGTGAAAAAAAGCTCTTATTATTAATTCCACTTCTTCTGATTGGCCTCTTGTTATCGAAGCTTGTTCCAGTATATCTACTTAAGATTTGGTATGACTTGAAGACAGTCATCTCCTCTGGTTTTTTACTTACGTCAACCCTATCACTGGTTATTGCTGCTGCAACGATTGGGGAGAGAATTGAAGTTATTACAGAGCAGATGAAGGGGACATTCATTCTAGTTGCTGTAATTACGTCAATATTTACACCGATTGTTTTTAAAAAGCTGTTCCCTAAAGAAGTCGCAGGTGGGAAGAAAGTTAGTGTATCTTTCTTAGGGGCGAATCAGGTTACATTGCCGGTATCAAGGGAATTAAAGTCAGGATTATATGATCCTGTGCTATATCATACTAAAATGGAGAAATCTGATAAGCAAATTGCGGATTCACTGTTTGAAATTGTGGAACTCACCGATTATTCAATTGAGACGATTGAGAAAACAAACGTTTTTCAATCCGAAATTGTTGTGGTTTCAACAGGAGATGAGGAACTTAATTCTACTCTATCTATTGCTGCTAAAGAGAAGGGTGTTCCTAGGGTTATTGCTCGAATCGAAAGCCCTGATTTAGAGCAAAACTTAAGAGAACATGCTGTTGAGGTATTCTCTGCCTTTATGTCGTCAAAAGCTTTACTACGAGCTATGATTGAGTCGCCAACTTTAATAAACATTCTAACGAATCAAGAGGCAGGATTATATGAAATTGTGATGATGAATGCTCAGTTCGATGGTATGCATCTCAGGAGATTCCCTTTTACTGGAGATATTATATTTGTCCGGATTTTTAGAGGGAAAGATTCTATCGTTCCGCACGGCGACACGGAGTTACAGATGCATGATCGCTTAATTGTCACTGGAACAAAGGAATATGTGGATGAGTTGAAAAGGGAACTAGAATTCTGTGAGATATGTTAA
- a CDS encoding CotO family spore coat protein, which yields MSTKKNQGPLLYVYQPFSRTPTNTNMQEIYISKGVKEELEEDKPLENESKKKVSLLKKEIEQQPESKVQTASETVENEEEDKPKATFKRVKPFKEMNIKERLDYLINFPKVLPPVPCVFFTTEKNYQGYLTAYADNQITIQFHDQTSKDIPLDELTDIIMIGIKR from the coding sequence ATGTCAACAAAGAAAAATCAAGGGCCGCTTCTATACGTTTATCAACCATTTTCAAGGACACCAACTAACACGAACATGCAAGAAATTTATATTAGTAAAGGGGTAAAAGAGGAGTTAGAGGAAGACAAACCCTTAGAGAATGAAAGTAAGAAGAAGGTCTCGCTTTTAAAAAAAGAAATCGAGCAACAACCTGAAAGCAAGGTACAAACAGCTTCTGAAACCGTGGAAAACGAAGAGGAGGATAAACCCAAAGCAACATTCAAAAGAGTAAAGCCCTTCAAAGAGATGAATATTAAGGAACGATTGGACTATTTAATTAACTTTCCTAAAGTATTACCACCCGTTCCATGTGTATTTTTTACGACGGAAAAGAATTATCAAGGCTACCTTACTGCATATGCTGATAACCAAATTACCATTCAATTCCATGACCAAACATCTAAAGATATCCCACTTGACGAGTTAACGGACATTATTATGATTGGAATAAAAAGATAA
- the fabI gene encoding enoyl-ACP reductase FabI, translated as MNFSLAGKTYVVMGVANKRSIAWGIARSLHNAGARLIFTYAGERLESSVRELANSLEAEGTLVLPCDVTRDEDVAKCFAEIKEAVGSINGVAHCIAFANKEELQGEYMNTTREGFLLAHNISSYSLTAVAKEARGLMTEGGSIVTLTYLGGERAIQNYNVMGVAKASLDASVRYLAADLGKDNIRVNSISAGPIRTLSAKGVSDFNSILKEIEEKAPLRRTTTPEEVGDTALFLFSDLARGITGENIHVDSGFHIL; from the coding sequence ATGAATTTTTCATTAGCTGGAAAAACATATGTAGTAATGGGTGTTGCAAATAAACGGAGTATTGCATGGGGAATTGCCCGCTCTCTTCATAATGCCGGAGCAAGATTAATTTTTACGTATGCAGGAGAAAGATTAGAAAGCAGTGTTCGTGAATTAGCGAACTCATTAGAAGCAGAAGGTACACTTGTACTTCCTTGTGACGTAACACGAGATGAAGATGTGGCAAAATGTTTTGCTGAAATCAAAGAAGCAGTTGGTTCTATTAATGGTGTGGCCCACTGTATCGCTTTTGCTAATAAAGAAGAGCTTCAAGGTGAATATATGAATACAACTAGAGAAGGCTTCTTACTTGCCCACAATATCAGTTCATATTCGTTAACTGCTGTTGCTAAAGAGGCGAGAGGTCTAATGACTGAAGGTGGAAGCATCGTAACATTGACTTACCTTGGTGGCGAAAGAGCGATTCAAAACTACAACGTAATGGGTGTTGCTAAGGCCTCATTGGATGCAAGTGTTCGTTACTTAGCAGCTGACCTTGGAAAAGACAATATTCGAGTGAATTCCATTTCTGCTGGCCCAATTCGTACACTTTCTGCAAAGGGAGTCAGTGATTTCAACTCGATCTTAAAAGAGATTGAAGAAAAAGCACCATTACGCAGAACGACTACTCCAGAAGAAGTTGGAGATACAGCCTTATTCCTATTTAGTGACCTTGCTAGAGGAATAACAGGCGAAAACATTCATGTTGATTCTGGATTCCATATCTTATAG
- the prpE gene encoding bis(5'-nucleosyl)-tetraphosphatase PrpE: MKIDIIGDIHGCLHEFKNLTLELGYNWDSGVPIHPQGRILGFVGDLTDRGPESLQVIDIVWKLVIKKKKAFYTPGNHCNKLYRFFLGNKVQVTHGLETTVAEYESLYKKEQESMRKKFIELYEKAPLYLVLDKQKLVIAHAGIKQEFIGQTHSNVKTFVLYGDITGEKHPDGSPVRRDWAKKYHGDACIVYGHTPVKEPRIINNTYNIDTGAVFGGKLTGLRYPEMELVSVPSTMPYIEEKFKQFD; encoded by the coding sequence ATGAAAATTGATATCATCGGAGATATTCATGGATGTTTGCATGAATTTAAGAATCTTACCCTTGAGCTTGGGTACAACTGGGATAGTGGAGTTCCTATCCATCCACAAGGCAGGATTCTTGGTTTCGTAGGTGACTTAACCGACCGCGGACCGGAATCCCTTCAAGTAATAGATATTGTTTGGAAGCTCGTCATAAAGAAAAAAAAAGCATTTTATACGCCCGGAAACCATTGCAATAAATTGTACCGATTTTTTCTTGGTAATAAAGTACAGGTTACACACGGTCTCGAAACCACTGTTGCAGAATATGAATCATTATATAAAAAAGAGCAAGAGTCCATGCGTAAAAAGTTTATCGAATTGTACGAAAAAGCTCCTCTTTATTTAGTATTAGACAAACAAAAGCTTGTTATCGCACATGCAGGAATTAAACAGGAATTTATCGGACAAACCCATTCAAACGTGAAAACATTCGTCCTTTATGGTGATATTACGGGTGAAAAGCATCCTGATGGCTCCCCAGTTAGAAGGGATTGGGCGAAAAAGTATCATGGCGATGCTTGTATTGTTTACGGACATACGCCGGTTAAAGAGCCGCGTATTATCAACAATACATATAACATTGATACCGGGGCGGTATTTGGCGGAAAACTAACTGGACTAAGGTACCCTGAAATGGAACTCGTTTCTGTTCCTTCTACTATGCCATATATCGAGGAAAAGTTTAAACAATTTGATTAG
- a CDS encoding sporulation protein — MITSYRWILFISLIMLTSCSSNQQAKDSQLALMKTTNPNPVIITNKKHTDHMNEVKKDVSSLPELYDVAVVKGKKDTLVVYKVKHLHRFRMKAIEKNVNKMLEKKYPKENFTVSSDYKVFLEAVRLKEHIKSSDLSKKEAEKRLNEIVKMTEDIK; from the coding sequence ATGATCACTAGTTATCGATGGATACTATTCATTAGTCTAATTATGCTAACCTCTTGCAGTAGTAATCAGCAGGCTAAGGATAGCCAATTAGCACTAATGAAAACAACTAATCCTAATCCCGTCATTATTACAAATAAAAAGCATACAGACCATATGAATGAAGTTAAAAAGGATGTGAGTTCTCTACCTGAGCTTTACGATGTTGCAGTAGTCAAAGGTAAAAAAGATACATTAGTGGTTTATAAGGTGAAGCATTTGCATCGTTTCCGAATGAAAGCCATAGAAAAAAATGTAAATAAAATGTTGGAGAAAAAATATCCGAAAGAAAATTTTACAGTTTCAAGTGATTATAAGGTGTTCTTAGAGGCGGTAAGACTAAAGGAACATATTAAATCGTCTGATCTTTCTAAGAAGGAAGCAGAAAAACGTCTAAATGAAATCGTAAAAATGACAGAAGATATAAAGTAA